Genomic DNA from uncultured Erythrobacter sp.:
GGCAAGCCGAGAGAGTGAGCGGCGTCAGACTAATCGACGAACGTTCCACTGACGGGGACGACCGGATTCGACTTTCTGCTGATGCCGCCTGTTTGTCTCTCCCTCTCGCCAATTCCACACGGACAGGTTCGGCGGAGCGTCCGCACCATACATAACCGTCGGCGATTTCGAAAAGAACTCCACTGGTCGGGAAGACAGGATTCGAACCTGCGACCCCCACACCCCCAGTGTGATGCGCTACCAGGCTGCGCTACTTCCCGAGACCAGTGGAGGCGGGCCTATACGGCGCAGCTTGCAGCCATGCAAGCGCGATTGGGCGCGATTGGGCGGGGATTGCGGGCAAATAGCGGCCCTATGCCCGTGCAGGCGCGATTGCGGGGCACTTGCATTGCTGCTAACCGCGCCCACTTGAACGAAATGGGTAGGGGACGTGGAGGCTGATGCTGCCGCGCGCGCTGCTCCAACAATGCATAATCAACGCGAATTTTGACAGGCAAGACGACATATGTTTGAAATTCTCGCCGCTGCTGGAACCGGCGCTGCCGCCGCACCACCGGCCTGGCTCAACTGGCTGCCGATTGTCGGCATGGTGGTTATCTTCTGGTTCCTGATCATTCGCCCGCAGATGAAGCGGCAGAAAGAGCATCAGGAAAAGGTCTCAAGCCTGAAAAAGGGCGATCAGGTCGTCACGCAGGGCGGACTGGTTGGCAAGGTCGTGAAGGTCGAAGATGACTTCGTGCATATCGACCTCGCCAAGGACGTCCGCGTCAAAGCCGTCAAGCACACGATCGGCGATATCATTCCACCGGGCGGAACTCCGGCCAACGACTGATCGCTGCTTTGGCGGCGCAGTTGCATTCCATCAGGCAAGCGGACTGAGATAAAGCTTCATGCTCGAATTTCCCCTCTGGAAAAAGATTTGGCTGTGGGGGCTGGCGCTGCTTGCGGTAGCTGCGGCCCTTCCGTCGATCTTCAGCGCATCCGGCATCGATTGGCCAGAGGCGCTGCCTGCGCCGCAAGTTAATCTTGGCTTGGACTTGGCGGGCGGGTCACACTTGCTGCTGGAAGCCGACGCGGAAGACGTGCGCGTACAGCGGCTCGAGAACATGGAAGAGACTGTCCGAGCGATAATGCGCAACTCAGAGCCGCGCATTCGCATCGGAGATGTTTCAACCGCCGAAAATCGACTGTCATTCCTGCTGAACCAAGCCAGCGACGTGGACCGCGCGCGCGGATTGCTCGAGCCCCAACTGCAAGGTCAAAACCTGGTTCGCGAATGGGATCTGACCGTTGTCGATGGACAGCGCATGGTGTTGACGCCGACCGATAGCGGTGTCGGACAGGCGCTAAACGATGCGATGGAGAGCGCTACCGAAGTCGTCCGCCGCCGGATCGACGAGCTCGGAACTCGCGAGCCTACGATCATCAGGCAGGGTGACACGCGGATCGTGGTGCAGGTGCCTGGACTCGAAGATCCTGAAGCGCTGAAGGAATTGCTCGGTCAGACTGCACAGCTTGAGTTCAAGTTGGTCGACACCAACGCACTGCTGACCAATGTCGAAGCGGGCATTGCGCCTCCGGGTAGCCAGATTTTCCCCTATGCGGAGGACAGTCCCCGGGCCGGTCAGTTCGAAGCGGTCAAGCGACTGGGCGGTATTCGCGGCGACAGTCTGACGAATGCTCAAGCGGGTGTGAATCCCGAAACCAACGAAAACATCGTCAGCATTCAGTTCGACGGACCCGGCGGTCAGAAGTTTGCGAAGCTTAGCACCGAAAATGTCGGGCAGCGGTTCGCGATTATTCTCGACGGTGAAGTACTCTCGGCGCCAGTGTTCGAGGAGCCGATCCTAGGCGGTGCGGCGCAGATTTCGGGAAGCTTTACTCCCGACAGCGCGAATACGCTGGCGATCTCGCTTCGGTCGGGCGCGCTGCCTGTGCCGCTGACGGTGATTGAAGAGCGTACCGTCAGCGCGGAACTGGGCAAAGATTCCATCCAGCGCGGCATGATCGCCATGATGATCGGCAGCTTCGCCGTGATCGCGTTGATGATTGCCACCTATGGCCGCTTCGGCGTCTATGCGACGATTGCACTGGTCTTCAACGTTCTCATCCTGCTTGGCCTCATGGCCGGGCTAAACACCACGCTGACGCTGCCGGGGATCGCTGGCTTCGTGCTGACTGTCGGTGCAGCGGTCGATGCCAACGTGCTGATCAACGAACGCATACGCGAAGAGCGAAAACGCGGGCGGCGCGTCGTTGCCGCGATCGAGAATGGCTACAAAGAAGCCAGCCGCGCGATTTACGATGCCAACATCACCAACTTCATCGCCGGTGTGCTGTTGT
This window encodes:
- the yajC gene encoding preprotein translocase subunit YajC, which gives rise to MFEILAAAGTGAAAAPPAWLNWLPIVGMVVIFWFLIIRPQMKRQKEHQEKVSSLKKGDQVVTQGGLVGKVVKVEDDFVHIDLAKDVRVKAVKHTIGDIIPPGGTPAND
- the secD gene encoding protein translocase subunit SecD, coding for MLEFPLWKKIWLWGLALLAVAAALPSIFSASGIDWPEALPAPQVNLGLDLAGGSHLLLEADAEDVRVQRLENMEETVRAIMRNSEPRIRIGDVSTAENRLSFLLNQASDVDRARGLLEPQLQGQNLVREWDLTVVDGQRMVLTPTDSGVGQALNDAMESATEVVRRRIDELGTREPTIIRQGDTRIVVQVPGLEDPEALKELLGQTAQLEFKLVDTNALLTNVEAGIAPPGSQIFPYAEDSPRAGQFEAVKRLGGIRGDSLTNAQAGVNPETNENIVSIQFDGPGGQKFAKLSTENVGQRFAIILDGEVLSAPVFEEPILGGAAQISGSFTPDSANTLAISLRSGALPVPLTVIEERTVSAELGKDSIQRGMIAMMIGSFAVIALMIATYGRFGVYATIALVFNVLILLGLMAGLNTTLTLPGIAGFVLTVGAAVDANVLINERIREERKRGRRVVAAIENGYKEASRAIYDANITNFIAGVLLFLFGSGPVRGFAVVLIIGLATSVFTALTLTRMWAAGWLRKTRPSDINI